Proteins encoded in a region of the Limanda limanda chromosome 17, fLimLim1.1, whole genome shotgun sequence genome:
- the hsd3b7 gene encoding 3 beta-hydroxysteroid dehydrogenase type 7 yields MSDTQRPLVYLITGGCGFLGRHLLRILLEKEDNLEEVRVFDKHVDPSLNGLSSERTKVTAIQGDITDYSNVLEASRGVDVVIHMASIVDVWHRVPETVIYAVNVTGTENVINACVECDIQCLVYTSSMEVIGPNFNGDHFIRGNEDTPYNVGHSMPYPKSKSKADKIVLEANGIELKGGKLLHTCSLRPTGIYGEGNQLIKDFYKMGINCWGRIIGGIPESTEHGRVYVGNVAWMHVLAARGLRERPQTVGGEAFFCYDDSPYKSYENFNMLLLSEFNFRKVHIPFLVIWFMALMNDMLRWILSPVYNYTPLLNRFTCAIASTSFTVLTDKAQRYFQYRPLYDWDECQARTKIWINTFPLDHLKKS; encoded by the exons ATGTCCGACACTCAGCGGCCTCTCGTCTACCTCATCACCGGGGGATGCGGGTTCCTCGGCCGGCACCTGCTGAGGATTCTGCTGGAGAAGGAGGACAACCTGGAGGAGGTGCGGGTGTTCGACAAACACGTGGATCCCAGTTTGAACGGACTGAGCTCAG AGCGGACAAAGGTGACGGCCATCCAAGGGGATATCACAGACTACAGCAACGTGTTGGAGGCCTCGCGGGGAGTGGACGTCGTCATCCACATGGCCAGTATCGTGGATGTCTGGCACAGAGTCCCAGAGACCGTAATCTATGCTGTCAATGTCACAG GAACGGAGAATGTCATCAATGCCTGTGTGGAGTGTGACATTCAGTGTCTGGTCTACACCAGCAGCATGGAAGTTATTGGTCCCAACTTCAATGGAGACCACTTTATCAG ggGCAATGAAGATACACCTTACAATGTGGGCCACTCTATGCCCTACCCCAAGTCCAAGTCAAAGGCTGACAAAATTGTGCTTGAAGCTAATGGCATAGAG CTGAAAGGTGGAAAGTTGTTACACACATGCTCCCTTAGGCCGACGGGGATCTATGGCGAAGGGAACCAGCTGATAAAAGACTTCTACAAAATGGGAATTAATTGTTGGGGCCGCATTATCGGGGGCATCCCAGAGAGTACTGAACATGGGCGAGTCTATGTAG GCAACGTGGCCTGGATGCATGTACTTGCAGCCCGAGGCCTGAGGGAGCGCCCGCAGACGGTCGGAGGTGAGGCTTTCTTCTGCTACGATGACTCACCCTACAAGAGCTACGAGAACTTCAACATGCTCCTCCTCTCCGAGTTTAACTTCCGAAAAGTCCACATTCCGTTCCTGGTGATCTGGTTCATGGCCCTGATGAACGACATGCTCCGTTGGATACTGAGCCCCGTTTATAACTACACACCGCTGCTGAACCGTTTCACATGCGCCATAGCTTCTACCTCCTTCACTGTGCTCACAGACAAAGCCCAACGTTACTTCCAGTATCGCCCCCTGTACGACTGGGATGAGTGTCAAGCCCGCACAAAGATATGGATTAATACATTCCCCCTGGATCACCTCAAAAAATCATAA
- the setd1a gene encoding histone-lysine N-methyltransferase SETD1A, protein MDPGSGAETQNAVSLQWKSYKLVQDPAIRRVTQKIYRYDGVHFSVPDSGFPPVGELRDPRPRRLWSRYTEMSLPVPKFKLDEFYVGPIPLKEVTFARLNDNIKEPFLADMCAKFGEVEEMEILFHPKTRKHLGLARVLFTSTRGAKDTVKQLHNTSVMGNIIHAQLDIKGQQRQKYYDLMVNGSYTPQTVPLGGKALTERLQPPAPTQPQPQPQPDTSSETRRRLSSEIAVLAAGVQALTSGSVTPCPAEPVFSEQRLDTPPSTMAGPFTPASSASTQSGGGTPYSSRSGTPFSQDSGYAGARHTGFNTGTLGSGYPPQDMLPSSSSSSAVSSTVGGYKVSRYSEDAQEPSVYHRGRPMYPPTTSYRPNEPPGFPPYPNIGGPGQNMAHHTSMPPPPLATQYDQPAMSDRERDSGGRYGAGGIGSRRSSYSNQQDTNSSSKFHTHHSHHHSERRDDRGYRRDSLGSRSGDHSQQRHRNHHHSHNHHGSSSRRRSSHDRDRDRERDGDFSNSSDPRYNSNPYRSSSNSMSPPPSSYSAYSSKEPAPATPQGLDVSTFQGCPSLAERGAPPSVGADKDYHAGHHSALPPPPPPPPPLPPASVIAAAVAETLGTMDFSQDSPAREEQWTKPKRRPSTPPAPPKTPPPSSPPHPSITSSSASPSSTSLPHRLIPSSSSSPQPPQRDSSSPEPDSTNESLPFAYHSSSLDSRIEMLLKEQKAKFSFLASDEEDEDDRKEDKQRGSRGDRRGGSGDLTGEQVGDNGEKDQRRRGERDRGRKRGKGGEGRKSPTVLNANTPSSSTYSPHIPPPEEPQTQVGHAGLAALQVESSIAGFADKQGTTGAHTPPFNGQSQSSPHSSGEDMEISDEEEEESTITTVTTHQPFVTSGSSPSSSQAAMPSHTADPSSSSPPISDSAQHFGTSMHPPIPSYHPHLPPPPGYSLQPPPLPGIPPLAHMELHPEYPPPMPHHMYDYATSMELMNQYSGGAPMSFQMQTHMLSRLHQLRMSSSNGTPGPGEAATADYTSYHLQPMPPPHSHHPYMDQEGSGAGALYDQDHRYMPPHMAYPYPDPHSTQIPPHPHHGIQPPHTGWPPHVLPTHYPSYMPPPEYGTMLPGDGDEYRAPGEEMPMLAENPHEATVQMVLATLIQEMKNIMQRDLNRKMVENVAFATFDEWWERKETKAKPFQTMVRGVSALRDDEKKEEKVSRPREPLTSLVDWAKSGGVEGFSLRGALRLPSFKVKRKEPLELEEGDMKRPRPSTPPDEDDEAADGRMPEADRHAAERDNKRRKTKPRNRKPWELDSEGEETSDGSSTEKEDEEEDGSEKESDDDGLSADSDDESLSSSSDGSSSSASSSSSEDEEGERPDSEGPDTMDESTIDSTTEKEDYRQNNAAAVSKAELKTGEAKNSKTDTTAAPTKRPPSPPYPRPSSPVVLLPPLKKRRKTVSFSTDENDSKIQLPTATLSPSPSQMAGESPLLSPGRLPDLHISAAATTSTRPSQGIQLLPFASKPGEGNALIVPPPGRTQDSDESKKGPPVSPQTTPVKSPGKRGAGKDSPKSPAPPLMVCRTVQNLPQDHASMCRMAFEEAPPLPTVNKRSRARTRTPSLSASSCHSLREEDEDEEESEQKLRLREQLGASSLLQLASASATDLSVLADVALKMDPDAGDSEETETSDEAEEQKMEEDLFSPESLALVMNPEGVIVLTEHNYCKPPVLTAPPSTKRTSTRQDSSVLLPADLNTISGVLEAPEEVIGEALPSRGDTGEYLSAIGVPFDSEDVGQAAAVPPSSKKKSMVGKGLEHEKEESKKRRRKDKENLDVHHTKKQEHPGKKLKKRKPEDSEEDVDVEELESGELSSTDTEDDVVEEVRKSERLFLQEAGITTSQRWQKPVPAPEPLAMKYDNRSEFEQMTILYDIWNSGLDGEDLMLLKKTYEKLLQDNHSSDWLNDTHWVGHTITNLPNPRRKKKTTDGQLREHVTGCARSEGYYAISRKEKDVYLDLDLPEQVIREVENVDIMGVNRVLSERRSEQRRLLTAIGTTAVMDSDLLKLNQLKFRKKRLRFGRSRIHEWGLFAMEPIAADEMVIEYVGQNIRQMVADNREKRYAQQGIGSSYLFRVDHDTIIDATKCGNLARFINHCCTPSCYAKVITIESQKKIVIYSKQAIAVNEEITYDYKFPLEDNKIPCLCGTENCRGTLN, encoded by the exons TGACCCTCGACCCCGGAGGTTATGGTCCAGATATACAGAAATGTCCCTGCCAGTGCCCAAGTTTAAG CTTGATGAGTTCTATGTGGGTCCCATACCCCTCAAGGAGGTGACCTTTGCTAGACTCAATGACAACATCAAGGAGCCCTTCTTGGCTGACATGTGTGCCAAGTTTGGTGaagtggaggagatggagatccTGTTCCACCCCAAGACCAGGAAGCACTTGGGCCTGGCCAGAGTGTTGTTCACCAGCACGAGAGGAGCCAAGGACACCGTCAAGCAACTTCACAACACTTCGGTGATGGGTAACATCATTCATGCGCAACTGGATATAAAGG GACAGCAAAGGCAGAAGTACTATGACCTGATGGTGAATGGGTCCTACACACCTCAGACAGTGCCCCTGGGAGGCAAGGCTTTGACAGAAAGGCTCCAGCCCCCGGCCCCAACACAGCCACAGCCTCAGCCACAGCCTGACACG TCATCGGAAACCAGGCGGAGGCTCTCTAGTGAGATTGCTGTTTTGGCAGCAGGGGTCCAGGCTCTCACATCAGGAAGTGTTACCCCTTGCCCTGCGGAACCTGTCTTCAGTGAACAGCGCCTGGACACGCCCCCCTCCACCATGGCAGGCCCCTTCACCCCAGCCTCCTCTGCTTCGACTCAGAGTGGTGGAGGAACACCTTACAGCTCCAGATCTGGGACTCCTTTCTCACAAGACTCTGGTTACGCCGGTGCCAG GCATACTGGCTTCAACACCGGCACTTTGGGCAGTGGCTACCCTCCCCAGGACATGttaccttcctcctcctcgtcttctgCAGTCTCATCTACTGTCGGAGGATACAAAGTGTCCCGCTATTCTGAGGATGCACAGGAGCCTTCAGTTTATCATCGAGGTCGCCCTATGTATCCCCCAACCACATCTTACCGTCCCAATGAGCCACCGGGCTTTCCCCCATACCCAAATATTGGAGGGCCTGGGCAAAACATGGCACACCACACCTCAATGCCTCCACCACCCCTTGCCACCCAATATGATCAGCCCGCAATGTcggacagagaaagagactcAGGCGGGCGCTATGGTGCAGGGGGTATTGGTTCCAGAAGGTCATCTTACAGCAACCAGCAGGACACAAACTCTTCCTCAAAGTTCCATACACATCACTCCCATCACCACTCAGAACGCAGGGATGACAGGGGGTACAGGCGAGACAGCCTGGGCTCCCGGTCAGGTGACCATAGCCAGCAGAGACACCGCAATCATCACCATTCTCACAATCACCATGGTAGCAGCAGCCGCCGAAGGAGCAGCCACGACCGGGACAGAGATCGAGAAAGAGACGGTGACTTCTCAAACAGCTCTGACCCCAGATACAACTCCAACCCCTACCGCTCTTCCTCTAACAGTATGTCTCCCCCACCCTCATCTTACTCTGCATACTCCTCCAAAGAGCCTGCCCCAGCCACTCCTCAGGGATTGGACGTTTCCACCTTTCAAGGTTGCCCAAGCCTTGCAGAGAGGGGTGCTCCGCCTTCCGTAGGTGCTGACAAAGACTATCATGCTGGTCACCACAGTGCTCTgcctccaccaccaccgcccCCACCGCCCCTCCCACCAGCTTCTGTTATTGCAGCGGCTGTAGCTGAGACACTTGGAACAATGGACTTCAGCCAGGATAGTCCAGCCCGCGAAGAGCAGTGGACAAAGCCCAAACGCCGTCCCAGCACCCCACCGGCACCGCCGAAGACACCGCCACCTTCCTCACCGCCTCACCCCTCCATtacttcctcctctgcctctccttcctccacctcacTCCCGCATCGCCTCATaccctcttcctccagctccccACAACCTCCCCAACGTGACTCCTCTTCACCAGAACCAGATTCCACCAATGAGAGTTTACCCTTCGCTTACCATAGCAGCAGCCTTGACTCTCGTATTGAGATGCTCCTAAAGGAACAGAAGGCTAAATTTTCCTTCCTTGCCtctgatgaggaagatgaagatgatagGAAAGAGGACAAGCAGAGGGGCTCACGTGGGGATCGAAGAGGGGGGTCAGGTGATTTAACAGGGGAGCAGGTGGGAGACAATGGAGAGAAGGACCAACGGAGGAGaggggaaagagacagagggaggaaacggggaaagggaggagagggtAGAAAAAGTCCCACTGTACTTAATGCAAACACACCATCCTCTTCCACCTATTCTCCGCACATCCCGCCACCAGAGGAGCCCCAGACCCAGGTTGGCCACGCTGGGCTTGCAGCTTTGCAGGTGGAGTCTTCAATTGCTGGATTTGCTGATAAACAAGGCACaacaggagcacacacaccaCCTTTTAACGGACAGAGTCAG tcCTCCCCTCACTCCTCAGGGGAAGACATGGAGATatcagatgaggaggaggaggagtcaacaATCACAACAGTGACCACCCACCAGCCCTTTGTCACCTCAGGTTCCTCACCTTCTTCGTCCCAGGCTGCCATGCCTTCACATACAGCTGAcccctcatcttcatccccaCCCATCTCTGACTCTGCACAGCACTTTGGTACCTCCATGCACCCACCCATACCCTCCTACCATCCTCATTTGCCTCCACCTCCTGGTTATTCCCTCCAGCCCCCACCTCTCCCAGGGATCCCTCCCCTTGCCCATATGGAGCTGCACCCTGAGTATCCCCCTCCCATGCCCCATCACATGTATGACTATGCCACCTCCATGGAGCTGATGAATCAGTACAGCGGTGGAGCTCCTATGTCTTTCCAAATGCAGACCCACATGTTAAGTCGCCTACATCAGCTACGCATGTCGTCATCCAACGGCACTCCGGGCCCTGGTGAGGCAGCCACTGCTGACTACACTTCCTACCACCTCCAACCTATGCCCCCACCACACTCACACCACCCTTACATGGACCAAGAGGGTAGCGGGGCGGGTGCTCTTTACGACCAGGACCACCGCTACATGCCCCCTCATATGGCCTACCCGTACCCTGACCCTCACAGCACTCAGATACCACCCCATCCACACCATGGCATCCAACCTCCCCATACAGGCTGGCCGCCACATGTCTTGCCAACACACTACCCATCTTACATGCCCCCACCGGAATATGGCACCATGCTGCCCGGGGATGGAGACGAGTACAGGGCTCCAGGAGAGGAGATGCCCATGCTGGCTGAGAATCCACATGAGGCCACGGTGCAGATGGTCCTGGCCACTCTGATCcaggaaatgaaaaacattatgCAGAGAGACCTGAACCGCAAGATGGTGGAGAATGTTGCCTTTGCTACCTTTGATGAGTGGTGGGAGAGGAAAGAGACCAAGGCAAAG CCTTTCCAGACGATGGTCAGGGGGGTGTCTGCCTTACGGGATgatgagaaaaaagaggaaaaggtcAGCCGTCCACGGGAGCCTCTCACTTCTCTTGTGGATTGGGCAAAGAGTGGTGGCGTGGAGGGCTTTTCTCTCCGAGGAGCACTACGACTGCCTTCCTTCAAG gtgaagaggaaagaacCTCTGGAGCTCGAAGAAGGAGACATGAAAAGGCCACGACCTTCGACCCCACCAGACGAGGATGACGAAG CTGCTGATGGGAGAATGCCAGAGGCGGACAGGCATGCAGCTGAAAGGGACAACAAGAGGAGGAAAACGAAGCCAAGGAATCGTAAACCATGGGAGCTTGACAGCGAGGGAGAGGAGACGTCGGATGGCTCCTCGACCGAaaag gaggatgaggaagaagacgGAAGCGAAAAGGAGTCTGATG atgaTGGCCTTAGCGCTGACAGTGATGATGAGAgcctctcctcgtcctctgaTGGGTCTTCCTCTTCTGCATCCTCATCTTCTTctgaggatgaggaaggagaGCGGCCTGATAGTGAAGGACCAGACACCATGGATGAGTCGACCATAGACAGCACAACAGAGAAAGAAGATTACAG GCAAAATAACGCAGCTGCAGTTTCAAAGGCAGAACTAAAAACAG GTGAAGCCAAGAACAGCAAAACAGATACAACAGCAGCACCTACCAAACGGCCTCCATCCCCACCATACCCGCGTCCTTCGTCCCCCGTTGTTCTTCTGCCCCCTCTCAAGAAACGCAGGAAAACAGTCTCGTTCTCCACAGACGAGAACGACAGCAAAATTCAGCTGCCAACTGCAACATTATCTCCATCTCCCTCACAAATGGCCGGTGAGTCTCCCCTCCTTTCTCCTGGGAGACTCCCAGACTTACACATATCTGCTGCAGCAACCACCTCAACTCGTCCCTCCCAAGGCATCCAGCTTCTCCCCTTTGCCTCAAAACCAGGTGAAGGCAACGCCCTCATTGTGCCCCCACCTGGACGAACTCAAGACTCTGATGAATCCAAAAAGGGACCCCCTGTTTCTCCCCAGACCACCCCTGTCAAATCCCCTGGCAAACGTGGTGCAGGCAAAGACTCCCCCAAatctcctgcacctcctcttatGGTGTGCCGCACTGTGCAGAACCTGCCACAAGATCACGCGTCTATGTGCAGGATGGCCTTTGAGGAGGCTCCTCCACTGCCTACTGTTAATAAACGGTCCAGAGCCAGAACTCGGACACCCAGCTTGTCTGCTTCATCCTGTCACTCCctcagagaggaagatgaggatgaggaagaaagTGAGCAGAAGTTAAGACTCAGAGAGCAGCTTGGGGCATCAAGCCTCCTGCAGCTGGCTTCAGCTTCAGCCACTGATCTGTCTGTGTTGGCTGATGTAGCCTTGAAAATGGACCCTGATGCTGGGGactcagaggagacagagacgtCTGACGaggcagaggagcagaagaTGGAAGAGGATCTCTTCTCCCCAGAGTCACTGGCACTGGTTATGAACCCAGAGGGTGTGATTGTCCTCACGGAGCACAACTACTGCAAACCCCCTGTTCTCACAGCACCACCCAGCACCAAAAGGACTTCCACCAGACAAGACTCTTCTGTCTTGCTCCCAGCAGACCTCAACACCATTTCTGGGGTGCTTGAGGCCCCTGAGGAGGTCATTGGAGAGGCGCTACCATCAAGGGGAGATACAGGAGAATACTTGTCTGCAATTGGAGTGCCTTTTGATTCTGAGGATGTTGGCCAGGCTGCAGCTGTCCCTCCATCATCAAAGAAGAAGAGCATGGTCGGTAAGGGTTTAGAACatgaaaaggaggagagcaaaaagagaagaagaaaagacaaagaaaacctTGATGTTCATCATACAAAAAAACAGGAGCACCCGGGCAAGAAACTGAAGAAGCGGAAGCCAGAG GACTCCGAGGAAGATGTGGACGTGGAGGAGCTTGAGTCTGGGGAGCTGTCCAGCACAGACACGGAGGACGATGTGGTtgaagaggtgaggaagagCGAACGCCTCTTTCTGCAGGAGGCGGGCATAACGACGTCCCAGCGTTGGCAGAAACCTGTTCCAGCCCCTGAGCCCCTAGCCATGAAGTATGACAACCGCAGTGAGTTTGAGCAGATGACCATCCTGTACGACATCTGGAACTCTGGGCTGGATGGTGAAGACCTGATGCTGCTGAAGAAGACTTATGAGAAGCTGCTCCAGGACAACCACAGCTCTGACTGGCTCAATGATACTCACTGGGTCGGCCACACCA TAACCAATTTGCCGAACCCTCGGCGTAAGAAGAAGACCACGGATGGGCAGCTTCGTGAGCATGTTACTGGTTGTGCCAGGAGCGAGGGCTACTACGCCATCAGCCGCAAGGAGAAGGACGTGTATCTGGACCTGGATCTGCCTGAGCAGGTCATACGGGAAGTGGAGAACGTTGACATCATG GGTGTTAACCGGGTGCTGTCAGAGAGACGCTCAGAGCAGCGACGCCTCCTCACAGCCATCGGCACCACAGCTGTCATGGACTCTGACCTGCTGAAGCTCAACCAGCTCAAG TTCCGCAAAAAGAGGCTTCGTTTTGGACGCAGCAGGATCCATGAGTGGGGCCTGTTCGCCATGGAGCCCATTGCTGCTGATGAGATGGTCATTGAGTATGTGGGTCAGAACATCCGACAG ATGGTTGCTGACAATAGAGAGAAGCGGTACGCACAGCAGGGCATCGGGAGCAGCTACTTGTTCAGAGTGGACCACGACACAATTATAGACGCCACCAAGTGTGGCAACCTGGCACGATTCATCAACCACTGCTGCACT CCAAGCTGCTACGCCAAGGTCATCACCATAGAGTCTCAGAAAAAGATTGTGATCTACTCGAAGCAGGCCATCGCCGTCAACGAAGAAATCACCTACGACTATAAATTCCCCCTGGAGGACAACAAGATCCCTTGCCTGTGTGGAACAGAGAACTGCCGTGGGACACTCAACTAG